The proteins below come from a single Chryseobacterium capnotolerans genomic window:
- the lipA gene encoding lipoyl synthase: MENLVQDTTVQKPKWIRVKLPTGKNYRELRTLVDKYKLNTICQSGSCPNMGECWGEGTATFMILGNICTRSCGFCGVKTGKPLDVNWDEPEKVARSIKLMKIKHAVLTSVDRDDLKDMGSILWAETVNAVRRISPGTTMETLIPDFQGITKHIDRLVDVAPEVISHNMETVKRLTREVRIQAKYERSLEVLRYLKEAGQRRTKTGVMLGLGETKDEVFQTIEDIRNANVDVITLGQYLQPTKKHLPVKRFITPEEFDELGDFARSLGFRHVESSPLVRSSYHAEKHIH, translated from the coding sequence ATGGAAAATTTAGTTCAAGATACTACCGTTCAAAAACCAAAGTGGATTCGTGTAAAACTTCCTACCGGAAAGAACTACAGGGAATTGAGAACCTTGGTTGATAAATATAAATTAAACACTATTTGCCAAAGCGGAAGCTGTCCCAATATGGGAGAGTGCTGGGGAGAAGGTACGGCAACGTTCATGATTTTAGGAAATATCTGTACAAGAAGCTGTGGATTCTGTGGAGTAAAAACAGGAAAACCGCTTGATGTAAACTGGGATGAACCTGAAAAAGTGGCCCGTTCTATCAAATTAATGAAGATTAAACACGCCGTTCTTACTTCTGTAGACCGTGATGATCTGAAGGATATGGGATCTATCCTTTGGGCAGAAACAGTAAATGCTGTAAGAAGGATCTCTCCGGGGACCACAATGGAAACATTAATTCCGGACTTCCAGGGAATCACCAAACATATTGACAGATTGGTAGATGTAGCTCCGGAAGTGATCTCTCACAACATGGAAACGGTAAAACGTTTGACCAGAGAAGTGAGAATTCAGGCAAAATATGAAAGAAGTCTTGAGGTTTTAAGATATTTAAAAGAAGCTGGGCAAAGAAGAACTAAAACAGGGGTAATGCTTGGTTTAGGAGAAACTAAAGATGAGGTCTTCCAGACCATTGAAGACATCAGAAATGCTAATGTGGATGTTATCACTCTTGGACAATACCTTCAGCCAACTAAAAAACATCTTCCTGTAAAGAGATTTATTACTCCTGAGGAATTTGATGAGTTGGGTGATTTTGCAAGAAGTTTAGGTTTCAGACATGTTGAAAGCTCTCCTCTTGTAAGAAGTTCTTACCATGCAGAAAAACATATTCACTAA
- a CDS encoding RNA polymerase sigma factor, which produces MNDEQLFLLIQKAKDKDQKAQTKLINVFWVDVFSFVMKKVKDENDADEITVNVFSKVLSKLDMFDPHFQFKTWILTIAQNTVIDFWRKKNRENEDAVENLDEVKNQYAKSPEELLISEEEQKKIIKTIESLDANYQDIIKLRFFEEKSIKEIAEELGISVANTKVRVMRAKKVLAELLKNNEFEDN; this is translated from the coding sequence ATGAACGACGAACAGCTATTCCTGCTCATTCAAAAGGCCAAAGATAAAGACCAGAAGGCCCAGACTAAACTCATCAATGTTTTTTGGGTGGATGTTTTCTCTTTTGTAATGAAAAAAGTGAAAGATGAAAATGATGCAGATGAGATCACTGTGAATGTCTTTTCTAAAGTATTATCGAAATTGGATATGTTCGATCCACATTTTCAGTTTAAAACCTGGATTCTGACGATTGCTCAAAATACCGTCATTGATTTTTGGAGGAAAAAGAACCGTGAAAACGAGGATGCCGTTGAAAATCTGGATGAGGTTAAAAATCAATATGCAAAATCTCCCGAAGAACTATTGATTTCGGAAGAAGAGCAAAAGAAGATCATTAAAACCATCGAATCTCTGGATGCCAATTATCAAGATATCATTAAGCTGCGATTTTTTGAAGAAAAGAGCATCAAGGAAATAGCCGAAGAACTGGGAATTTCTGTTGCCAATACAAAAGTTCGTGTGATGCGGGCTAAAAAAGTACTTGCTGAGCTCTTGAAAAATAATGAGTTTGAAGACAATTAA